A DNA window from Centroberyx gerrardi isolate f3 chromosome 5, fCenGer3.hap1.cur.20231027, whole genome shotgun sequence contains the following coding sequences:
- the LOC139908561 gene encoding uncharacterized protein LOC139908561, which translates to MDGVLEGAAVLCVCKLACSLPFLASVTASFSPVSFCCCCLLIFTDFLVTLFLIFLWIAESWLPQLSPLSDVIALRFLLFLSHTYGAVLLLTTPLIAVETGTRLLWPHTDALDEEGCEAALGQRCCVEEATVEEEEDKNEGNDTDNDQEKGRRLSHATGYLCCLSVWIVVGLSVRWEWKLEEVWAAACMHTTDSLIGCLPSLLSGPVPGALDPCWGMAFLSLPLLLTVGMGLHRRHQAPAQPARTHKEKHGANNNSNIGWQHFVPALSAPSKTVNPGMWVSEPAQSVDPEKTQSSCTVHRACSWNSMQMSPRHHGDFVLLSPECLSADWGGQEHERTKRGTPLAFIMEERVDSQYRSPCGWRQWGFPCLGVNIMTGFVGVLSVFVLPLNLGVNVLLIRTIETMLELCVKCLVSLQQIQERGQSLTI; encoded by the exons ATGGATGGCGTGTTGGAGGGAGCcgcagtgttgtgtgtgtgtaaactggcCTGCAGTCTTCCCTTCCTGGCTTCAGTGACTGCCTCCTTCAGCCCTGtcagcttctgctgctgctgcctgctgatCTTCACTGATTTCCTAGTCACAT TGTTTCTAATTTTCCTGTGGATTGCCGAGTCCTGGCTACCTCAGCTGTCCCCGCTCAGTGATGTCATCGCCCTGCGCTTCCTGCTCTTTCTCAGCCATACGTACGGGGCAGTGCTGCTCCTGACCACACCTCTGATTGCTGTGGAGACCGGGACCAGACTGCTGTGGCCCCACACTGACGCTCTGGACGAGGAAGGTTGTGAGGCCGCTCTGGGACAGCGTTGTTGTGTGGAGGAGGCAAccgtggaagaagaggaggataagAACGAAGGGAATGACACAGACAATGACCAAGAAAAAGGGAGGAGGCTGTCCCATGCCACTGGCTACCTCTGCTGCCTGTCAGTGTGGATTGTCGTTGGCCTCAGTGTCAGGTGGGAATGGAAACTGGAGGAGGTGTGGGCCGCCGCCTGCATGCACACAACCGACTCCCTCATTGGATGTTTGCCCAGCCTGCTCAGCGGCCCCGTGCCCGGCGCTCTGGACCCCTGCTGGGGCATGGcgttcctctccctccctctgctgctgacCGTGGGTATGGGCCTGCACAGGCGGCACCAGGCCCCCGCACAGCCTGCGAGGACACACAAGGAGAAACACGGAGCtaacaataacagcaacatTGGCTGGCAACACTTCGTTCCAGCGCTCTCTGCTCCATCCAAGACTGTGAACCCTGGGATGTGGGTGTCAGAGCCAGCACAGTCTGTTGACCCAGAGAAAACACAGAGCAGCTGCACTGTTCACAGAGCGTGTTCCTGGAACAGCATGCAGATGTCGCCGCGTCACCATGGAGACTTTGTCCTCCTTTCCCcagagtgtttgtctgcagacTGGGGAGGACAGGAGCACGAAAGGACAAAGAGAGGTACACCTCTGGCATTTATCATGGAGGAGCGCGTAGACTCACAATACAGGAGCCCGTGTGGGTGGCGACAATGGGGTTTTCCCTGCCTGGGGGTGAATATAATGACAGGGTTTGTGGGTgtgctctctgtctttgtgcttCCTCTGAACCTCGGTGTGAACGTTCTCCTGATCCGAACCATAGAGACGATGCTGGAACTGTGTGTTAAATGTTTAGTATCTCTGCAGCAGATACAAGAGAGGGGTCAGTCCCTGACAATATAA